A genomic stretch from Arachis stenosperma cultivar V10309 chromosome 3, arast.V10309.gnm1.PFL2, whole genome shotgun sequence includes:
- the LOC130970622 gene encoding putative ubiquitin-conjugating enzyme E2 38 — translation MDLDSNAPNSAIKKRKQDEEDAIVGDNENSMNVGESSGSGDLCKSSTSGSLNSNNPNGSDDISGEDDEDMIDEGEMDEDPDYGSEVDYDEDYYDDVYSSMQDQFDNLPTGVEASLPWLKDIGSSECKQVGASEGSSSHGKAEAKDDIVMQKYRQFKQFDIVDSFPDHFFDKQGTSGAQRSKNWAKRIQEEWKILEENLPETVFVKVSESRMELLRAAIIGPQGTPYHDGLFFFDCYFPDNYPASPPKVYYHSGGVRINPNLYKCGTVCLSLLGTWQGRNNDENWIPGKSTMLQVLVSIQALILNEKPFYNEPGYSESYGGSRDGHRRSKEYSDNAFILSLKTMMYTMRKPPKHFEDLVAGHFRTRARDILTACKLYSEGAPVGSVLYNLGPTVSNSAAKNQKEFQLAVHRMMNTLIAFFTKNGSTDCEEFRSPEIMNVSAAANESLTECYNSASGSAALTL, via the exons GATGCCATTGTAGGCGACAATGAAAACTCTATGAATGTGGGAGAGTCCTCTGGTAGTGGTGACCTCTGCAAGAGTTCCACCTCAGGATCGCTGAATTCAAACAATCCCAATGGTTCTGATGATATTTCAGGTGAGGATGATGAGGATATGATTGATGAAGGTGAAATGGATGAAGATCCTGATTATGGCTCTGAAGTTGATTACGATGAGGACTACTACGACGATGTTTATTCAAGTATGCAGGATCAATTTGACAATTTACCTACTGGGGTTGAAGCTTCACTGCCTTGGTTGAAGGATATTGGTTCAAGTGAATGCAAGCAAGTTGGTGCTTCTGAAGGATCAAGTTCCCATGGAAAAGCAGAAGCCAAGGATGATATTGTGATGCAAAAATATCGGCAATTTAAGCAATTTGATATTGTTGATTCTTTTCCTGATCATTTCTTTGATAAGCAGGGTACTTCAGGGGCGCAG CGATCCAAGAACTGGGCCAAAAGAATTCAGGAGGAGTGGAAAATTTTGGAGGAGAATTTGCCAG AAACAGTATTTGTTAAAGTTAGTGAATCCAGGATGGAGCTTCTGAGGGCTGCCATCATTGGACCTCAAGGCACTCCATACCACGATggtcttttcttttttgattgCTACTTTCCTGATAACTATCCTGCTTCTCCCCCG AAAGTTTACTACCACTCCGGTGGCGTTAGGATAAATCCAAATTTATATAAATGTGGAACAGTCTGCCTTAGTCTTTTGGGCACTTGGCAAGGTAGGAATAATGATGAAAACTGGATTCCTGGAAAATCAACCATGCTACAAGTTTTGGTTTCCATACAAGCTCTGATTTTGAATGAGAAGCCCTTCTATAATGAGCCTGGATACTCAGAATCATATGGAGGCAGTCGAGATGGGCATAGAAGATCTAAGGAGTACAGTGATAATGCATTTATTTTATCCTTGAAGACAATGATGTATACGATGCGCAAACCTCCAAAG CATTTTGAGGATCTGGTTGCTGGTCATTTCCGGACCCGAGCACGTGACATATTGACAGCATGTAAATTATACTCCGAGGGGGCTCCTGTTGGCTCCGTCCTATATAATCTTGGTCCAACTGTTAGCAATAGTGCAGCCAAGAACCAGAAAGAATTTCAGTTAGCTGTCCATAGAATGATgaacactcttattgccttctTCACTAAGAACGGATCCACTGATTGCGAGGAATTTCGGTCGCCTGAGATTATGAATGTGTCTGCTGCAGCTAATGAAAGTCTAACAGAGTGCTACAACAGTGCGTCTGGTTCAGCAGCATTAACCCTTTAA